From the Bdellovibrio reynosensis genome, one window contains:
- a CDS encoding NADP-dependent oxidoreductase, producing MKAVQIEKYGEADELKVQNVENPKPKNNEILVRIFDAGVNPFDWKVRRGYMKDIMPMNFPLTMGYDFAGEVAEVGSGITDYKKGDKVFGFTQGAYAEYAISDVNHIAKIPAGISTELAASLPTPALTAYQIITNHIQARGAKEVLIHGAAGSVGSIAVQVAKSYGITVYGTAAKEDESFLRDLGVTAVIDYKTQKFEQSCSNLDAIVDLVGGDTLTRSFQCVKKGGIIVSTVAQPPENLVKETGVEGKYFLTNQNSEDLTAIAKLVSDGKLKVRISDVLPLEKAAEAQRLNETGKAHGKVVIHVQ from the coding sequence ATGAAGGCAGTGCAAATCGAAAAATACGGCGAAGCCGATGAGCTTAAAGTTCAGAATGTTGAAAATCCTAAGCCTAAGAATAATGAAATATTAGTTCGCATCTTCGATGCGGGTGTGAACCCATTTGATTGGAAGGTTCGTCGCGGTTACATGAAAGACATTATGCCCATGAATTTTCCTCTGACAATGGGTTATGACTTCGCAGGCGAAGTGGCCGAAGTTGGAAGTGGGATCACAGACTATAAAAAAGGTGATAAAGTTTTTGGATTCACTCAAGGGGCCTATGCAGAATATGCTATCAGCGATGTGAATCATATTGCAAAAATTCCTGCCGGGATAAGCACGGAGTTGGCTGCTTCTTTGCCGACTCCTGCGCTAACGGCTTATCAAATTATCACAAATCATATTCAAGCGCGCGGAGCAAAAGAGGTTTTAATTCATGGTGCAGCTGGATCTGTGGGCTCGATTGCAGTGCAAGTGGCAAAGTCCTATGGGATTACTGTCTATGGAACTGCAGCAAAAGAAGACGAGTCCTTTTTAAGGGACCTGGGAGTCACTGCAGTCATCGACTATAAAACGCAAAAATTTGAACAGTCCTGCAGCAATCTTGACGCTATTGTCGATCTTGTTGGCGGTGACACCCTGACGCGTTCATTTCAGTGCGTGAAGAAGGGCGGAATTATAGTAAGCACCGTAGCCCAGCCGCCGGAAAACTTAGTCAAAGAAACTGGGGTTGAGGGAAAATATTTTTTAACCAATCAAAACTCAGAAGATCTAACGGCCATCGCTAAATTGGTTTCAGATGGAAAATTAAAGGTGCGAATTTCCGATGTGCTCCCTTTAGAAAAAGCTGCGGAGGCCCAACGACTTAATGAAACCGGTAAAGCCCACGGTAAAGTCGTTATTCATGTTCAATAG
- a CDS encoding MBL fold metallo-hydrolase: MTIQRKIKRRIIIAISILVGLILLLAVTAFFIFRMPAFGGSFEGRRLERMKSSPEYQDGRFENSPKQNTDNSLIKNFKLYRQGFVREPEFEIPVNKIHPNSLQKAAAPGFRVNWFGHATVLSEMDGVRFMTDPVLSERASPFKSVGPKRFHPTPIPLNDMSGIDFVVVSHDHYDHLDMETVKYLAKQATHFFVGLGVGAHLEKWGIPAEQIHEMDWWDEFTFRGLKIICTPARHYSGRKAMDNSTLWASWIVKSPNHSVYFSGDTGYAGHFADIRKKYGPIDISFMKVGAYGETWLDIHMDPESAVLAHKDLEAKIMLPVHWATFDLSYHAWEEPILRTLSAAKSKNAEVITPEVGEWFEFGKPFINHNWYQKK; the protein is encoded by the coding sequence ATGACTATCCAGCGTAAGATCAAAAGACGAATCATCATTGCCATTTCTATCCTTGTCGGTTTAATTCTGCTATTAGCCGTCACCGCGTTTTTTATTTTTAGAATGCCTGCCTTCGGCGGATCATTTGAAGGCCGGCGTTTAGAGCGCATGAAAAGCTCCCCTGAGTATCAAGACGGGCGCTTTGAAAATAGTCCGAAACAAAACACGGATAATTCGTTGATAAAGAATTTTAAACTTTATCGTCAGGGTTTTGTGCGTGAACCTGAGTTTGAAATTCCCGTGAATAAGATTCATCCTAATTCATTGCAAAAGGCTGCTGCACCAGGATTTCGAGTGAACTGGTTCGGACATGCGACGGTGTTATCTGAAATGGATGGCGTTAGATTTATGACGGATCCGGTACTTTCAGAAAGAGCCTCGCCATTCAAAAGCGTGGGACCTAAACGCTTTCATCCGACGCCTATTCCCTTGAATGACATGTCAGGAATCGATTTTGTCGTCGTTTCCCATGACCATTATGATCACCTGGATATGGAGACGGTAAAGTATCTTGCAAAACAAGCCACTCATTTTTTTGTGGGTCTTGGTGTGGGTGCCCATCTTGAAAAGTGGGGAATCCCTGCCGAGCAAATCCATGAAATGGATTGGTGGGACGAGTTTACTTTTAGAGGATTAAAAATTATTTGTACTCCGGCCCGCCATTATTCTGGTCGTAAAGCGATGGATAATTCAACCTTATGGGCTTCGTGGATTGTTAAAAGCCCCAATCACTCGGTTTATTTTAGTGGCGACACGGGATACGCTGGTCACTTCGCTGACATCCGTAAAAAATATGGACCCATTGATATCTCGTTTATGAAAGTCGGCGCCTATGGTGAAACATGGCTTGATATTCACATGGATCCAGAATCAGCGGTCCTAGCCCACAAAGATCTTGAAGCGAAAATCATGCTTCCGGTTCACTGGGCCACCTTTGATCTTTCCTATCATGCTTGGGAAGAGCCGATCTTACGCACGCTATCCGCTGCTAAATCAAAAAACGCCGAAGTCATTACTCCCGAAGTAGGGGAGTGGTTTGAATTTGGTAAGCCCTTCATCAATCATAATTGGTATCAAAAGAAATAA
- a CDS encoding methionine--tRNA ligase — protein sequence MQPGSKPENKFAPPSDVKSVLSMFKKPKKVVVTAGMPYANGPLHLGHLAGAHVPADIYARWMRMLIGAENVLFVNGNDDHGSTSEVAAVQAGKTIREFIDTIHEKQKETLKKYSIQTDVFTGTSRPETYPLHEAYSQDFLRRLFKNGLLEKRITKQWYDPKMNRFLQDRFVRGTCPNCGNTEAYSDECDACGTQFDPSTLQNPRSQLSDAKPELKDTAHWWLDMWKVADPLKTWIDTKQKAWRTAVVQEVTNTVLIGCRFENQFEEKYKEIKATLPKHKSRYVAGKKVECLFDSKADLATAQATLEAAGIPSSVTDKWGYRPITRDVSWGIPVPSELDAEMKGKTLYVWPDSLIAPIVFTQVALKQSGRAPEMYKDFWCDPEATVVQFLGQDNVFFYVIMQGAMWLGHKDNALALPAKGDLQMTEILSCYHLMVNGEKMSKSKGNFYSGDQLIEMGYSPDQVRYYLALLSLPVKASNFDFEHFAERNKFLAGPMNAAFEKPISACNGKFNGVVPEGKLIGKAEAETVKLVQMYLRSMQKGDYAILLGQVENYARQINSLFTQYKPHDDRANEAERKDALFTCFYVLKNLMIMLAPFVPETVDALRKSLNLPESSLRAEELGTGIPAGHKIGPKGIYFPAVKDAEPAAE from the coding sequence ATGCAGCCGGGATCAAAGCCAGAAAATAAGTTCGCTCCACCATCAGATGTTAAGTCGGTTCTTTCAATGTTTAAGAAGCCTAAAAAGGTGGTGGTCACTGCGGGGATGCCCTACGCGAATGGACCTTTGCACTTAGGACACCTTGCCGGAGCCCACGTGCCTGCTGATATTTACGCTCGTTGGATGCGTATGTTAATTGGTGCAGAAAATGTTCTTTTCGTAAACGGCAACGATGATCACGGGTCCACCAGTGAAGTGGCGGCGGTGCAAGCTGGAAAAACAATTCGTGAGTTCATCGATACAATTCACGAAAAACAAAAAGAGACTCTAAAAAAGTATTCCATCCAAACGGATGTGTTCACGGGCACATCTCGTCCTGAAACTTATCCTTTGCATGAAGCTTACTCGCAAGATTTCTTGCGTCGTCTTTTTAAAAACGGTCTTTTAGAAAAACGTATTACCAAGCAATGGTACGATCCAAAGATGAATCGTTTCCTTCAAGACCGTTTCGTTCGCGGCACTTGCCCTAATTGTGGTAACACCGAAGCTTACTCTGATGAGTGTGATGCCTGCGGTACGCAATTTGATCCAAGCACATTGCAAAATCCACGCAGCCAATTAAGTGATGCTAAGCCAGAGCTTAAAGACACCGCTCACTGGTGGCTTGATATGTGGAAGGTCGCCGATCCTTTAAAAACTTGGATCGACACCAAACAAAAAGCATGGCGCACAGCTGTTGTGCAAGAAGTGACGAACACAGTTTTAATCGGCTGCCGCTTTGAAAATCAATTTGAAGAAAAATATAAAGAAATCAAAGCAACTTTGCCTAAGCATAAATCTCGCTATGTGGCGGGTAAAAAGGTAGAGTGCTTGTTTGATTCAAAAGCGGATTTGGCGACAGCCCAAGCGACTTTGGAAGCTGCTGGCATCCCTTCATCTGTAACTGACAAGTGGGGATATCGTCCCATCACTCGCGACGTATCTTGGGGTATTCCAGTTCCTTCTGAACTTGATGCAGAGATGAAAGGTAAAACACTTTACGTGTGGCCGGATTCTTTGATTGCGCCTATCGTGTTTACGCAAGTGGCTTTAAAGCAATCAGGTCGCGCGCCTGAAATGTATAAAGACTTCTGGTGTGATCCGGAAGCGACAGTGGTGCAATTCCTTGGGCAAGATAACGTTTTCTTTTACGTGATCATGCAAGGGGCAATGTGGCTTGGTCACAAGGACAATGCTTTGGCGTTGCCTGCTAAAGGTGATTTGCAAATGACTGAAATCCTAAGCTGCTATCACTTGATGGTGAATGGCGAAAAGATGAGTAAGTCTAAGGGCAATTTCTATAGCGGTGATCAACTGATTGAGATGGGTTATTCGCCGGATCAAGTTCGTTATTACTTAGCTCTTTTAAGTTTGCCTGTGAAAGCTTCGAACTTTGATTTTGAGCATTTCGCTGAACGTAACAAGTTCTTGGCGGGTCCAATGAACGCGGCATTTGAAAAACCGATTTCAGCTTGTAACGGTAAATTCAATGGCGTTGTTCCTGAAGGTAAATTGATAGGTAAGGCCGAAGCTGAAACCGTGAAGCTTGTGCAGATGTATCTACGTTCAATGCAAAAAGGCGATTATGCTATTTTGTTGGGGCAAGTTGAAAACTATGCGCGACAAATTAACTCGTTATTCACTCAGTATAAACCCCATGATGACCGTGCTAATGAAGCAGAACGTAAAGATGCCTTGTTCACATGTTTCTATGTTTTAAAGAACTTGATGATCATGCTAGCGCCATTCGTGCCAGAGACTGTGGATGCTTTACGAAAGTCTTTGAATCTTCCAGAAAGTTCGCTGCGCGCAGAAGAATTAGGAACGGGGATTCCTGCTGGTCATAAGATTGGACCAAAGGGAATTTACTTCCCAGCAGTAAAGGACGCAGAACCTGCTGCTGAATAG
- a CDS encoding cell wall hydrolase, with protein sequence MKIQIVATLFIGFSFFSFNAEAAPITCNARQSATTCLLCNCYHETRGESRDGMVAVAKVVLSRADSGVFPSSVCGVIYQPYQFSWTQDRIRNNINATTVDDKKALNECKGAITTANNEGANGVLYYYNPSIASPAWARQFNDCGPLGNHVFMTPKGTACPRKLGASGIRPRQRPANSRGVR encoded by the coding sequence ATGAAAATACAGATCGTTGCGACATTGTTCATAGGCTTTTCTTTTTTTAGTTTTAATGCAGAAGCAGCACCCATCACCTGTAACGCTAGACAGTCCGCGACGACTTGTCTTCTGTGCAATTGCTATCATGAAACTCGTGGTGAATCCCGTGATGGCATGGTTGCGGTGGCAAAGGTCGTTCTATCAAGAGCGGATTCTGGGGTTTTCCCTAGCAGTGTCTGTGGAGTGATCTATCAACCCTATCAGTTTAGCTGGACCCAAGACCGCATTCGCAACAATATTAATGCAACTACTGTAGATGATAAAAAGGCATTAAATGAATGCAAAGGCGCTATTACTACTGCAAATAATGAAGGAGCAAATGGCGTTCTTTATTATTATAATCCCAGCATAGCAAGCCCCGCATGGGCTCGCCAATTCAATGATTGCGGCCCCCTTGGAAATCATGTTTTTATGACTCCTAAAGGAACAGCCTGCCCTAGAAAACTAGGTGCTTCAGGGATCCGTCCTCGTCAAAGACCTGCTAACAGCAGAGGGGTTCGATAA